A window from Micromonospora terminaliae encodes these proteins:
- a CDS encoding AI-2E family transporter, whose translation MSTADDRFTARRALIVIGLVLATLVGLALVWQTRLVLGWLVAAAFLAVALNPLVNRVQQRLVRRRAAAALLVFLAALVVLAALTVVLVVPLVNELARFAHQAPDLLREVRAGRGPVGELLERFHVRRYAEAHADEFRRFGGQLGRSTLGLARGAAQGVAGMLSVVVLAYLIVVQTPQITARTLALAGGGARAERLHRVGRESARTITGYVSGNLLISLICGVLTFVVLVLTGVPYAAVVALLVAVADLIPMVGATLGAIVAGGAGFLHSPTAGVIVLVFFVVYQQFENHVLQPAIMSHAVQLNPLTVLVSVLAAAQLGGLVGALLAIPAAGIVKILLREFVPATHAGPDQPPHDPGHGDQPR comes from the coding sequence ATGAGCACTGCCGACGACCGGTTCACGGCCCGCCGGGCGCTGATCGTCATCGGTCTGGTCCTCGCCACTCTGGTCGGGTTGGCCTTGGTCTGGCAGACCCGGCTGGTGCTGGGCTGGCTGGTGGCGGCAGCGTTTCTCGCGGTGGCCCTGAATCCACTGGTGAACCGGGTGCAGCAACGACTGGTCCGGCGGCGGGCGGCGGCCGCGCTGCTGGTGTTCCTGGCTGCCTTGGTGGTGCTCGCTGCGCTCACCGTGGTCCTCGTCGTGCCCCTGGTGAACGAACTGGCCCGGTTCGCCCACCAGGCGCCCGACCTGTTGCGCGAGGTACGGGCAGGGCGGGGCCCCGTCGGCGAACTGCTGGAGCGGTTCCACGTTCGCCGGTACGCCGAGGCGCACGCCGACGAGTTCCGGCGCTTCGGCGGTCAACTCGGCCGCTCGACGCTCGGGCTGGCCCGCGGGGCGGCACAGGGCGTCGCGGGGATGCTGTCCGTGGTGGTGCTGGCGTATCTGATCGTGGTGCAGACCCCGCAGATCACCGCCCGGACGCTGGCCCTGGCCGGCGGTGGCGCCCGGGCGGAACGGCTGCACCGCGTCGGTCGAGAGTCGGCTCGCACCATCACCGGCTACGTGAGCGGAAACCTCTTGATCAGCCTTATTTGCGGCGTGCTGACCTTCGTGGTGCTCGTGCTCACCGGCGTGCCGTACGCCGCCGTGGTCGCGCTGTTGGTCGCCGTCGCCGATCTGATCCCGATGGTGGGTGCGACCCTCGGGGCGATTGTCGCGGGCGGTGCGGGCTTCCTGCACTCCCCGACCGCCGGGGTGATCGTGCTGGTCTTCTTCGTGGTCTACCAGCAGTTCGAGAACCACGTGCTGCAACCGGCCATCATGTCCCACGCGGTGCAGCTGAACCCGTTGACCGTGCTGGTCAGCGTGCTCGCCGCCGCTCAGCTCGGCGGCCTGGTGGGAGCGCTGCTGGCCATACCCGCCGCCGGAATCGTCAAGATCCTGCTGCGGGAGTTCGTTCCGGCGACGCACGCCGGCCCGGATCAACCACCTCACGACCCCGGGCACGGCGACCAGCCGCGCTGA
- a CDS encoding DJ-1/PfpI family protein, which produces MQVAVVTFDGFNELDSFIASALINRCRQNGLEAFITTPTPVVTSMNGVEVTGQRPIEFVTEADVVLIGSGVKAREVVADDRLISRLALDPSRQLIGAQCSGALVLARLGLLDGMPACTDRKSRPFVEACNVTVLDAPFHAEGNIATAGGCLASQYLATWVITRMLGYDAARDVVDYVAPVGENQETVERAMRAVRAGEVALR; this is translated from the coding sequence ATGCAGGTAGCCGTGGTCACCTTCGACGGGTTCAACGAGCTCGACAGCTTTATCGCTTCCGCGCTGATCAACCGGTGCCGTCAGAACGGCTTGGAGGCTTTCATCACGACGCCGACGCCTGTGGTCACGTCGATGAACGGCGTCGAGGTGACCGGGCAGCGCCCGATCGAGTTCGTGACCGAGGCCGACGTCGTGCTGATCGGTAGTGGGGTGAAGGCGCGCGAGGTGGTCGCCGACGACCGGCTGATCTCCAGGCTGGCACTCGATCCTTCGCGACAGCTGATCGGCGCGCAGTGCTCGGGCGCGCTGGTGCTCGCGCGGCTCGGGCTGCTCGACGGCATGCCGGCGTGCACGGACAGGAAGAGCCGGCCGTTCGTCGAAGCCTGCAATGTCACCGTGCTGGACGCGCCGTTCCACGCCGAGGGGAACATCGCCACGGCGGGCGGATGCCTGGCGTCCCAGTATCTCGCCACCTGGGTGATCACCCGAATGCTCGGGTACGACGCTGCGCGCGACGTCGTCGACTACGTGGCTCCGGTCGGCGAAAATCAGGAGACTGTCGAGCGCGCAATGCGCGCCGTCCGCGCGGGCGAGGTTGCCCTGCGCTAG
- a CDS encoding DUF4132 domain-containing protein — translation MTSSLKGVPVALKETHADELKQLRDGVKGINATLTAERQRVEALLSEARTWAYPDWVSRFLDHPITGTYGRRLIWETSTDGRDWSAGLPWEDGDEWTIAGLDGRPARGDRVRLWHPIRAGVDETLAWRERVLATGLTQPFKQAFREVYLLTPAEERTSSYSNRFAAHILRYRQANALMRARGWQAGYLGTWDGGYDSEATKLFGGGAWRASFHHQLVDTDDPRDYDVHYCSTDQVRFARQDGATWQPAPLADVPLLVFTEAMRDVDLFVGVTSIATDPQWADRGEDRFRDYWHSTVVGALTPSAEVRRDALARLLPRMAIAGRVTLADRYLHVRGNLRGYRIHLGSGNIMMEPNDAYLCIVPARGGTGRLHLPFEDDPMLSTILSKAIMLAADDTITDPTVLRQLAS, via the coding sequence GTGACGTCGTCGCTCAAGGGCGTCCCGGTCGCGCTCAAGGAGACGCACGCCGACGAGCTGAAGCAACTGCGCGACGGGGTGAAGGGCATCAACGCGACCCTGACCGCCGAGCGCCAGCGGGTGGAGGCGCTGCTGTCCGAGGCGCGCACTTGGGCGTACCCGGACTGGGTGTCCCGCTTCCTGGACCACCCGATCACCGGGACGTACGGGCGGCGGCTGATCTGGGAGACCAGCACCGACGGGCGCGACTGGTCGGCCGGCCTGCCTTGGGAAGACGGCGACGAGTGGACGATCGCCGGTCTCGACGGGCGGCCGGCGCGCGGTGACCGGGTCCGGCTGTGGCACCCCATCCGCGCCGGTGTGGATGAGACCCTCGCCTGGCGTGAACGGGTGCTCGCCACCGGCCTGACGCAGCCGTTCAAGCAGGCCTTTCGCGAGGTCTACCTGCTCACGCCGGCCGAGGAGCGGACCAGTTCCTACTCCAACCGGTTCGCCGCGCACATCCTGCGCTACCGCCAGGCGAACGCGCTCATGCGCGCCCGCGGCTGGCAGGCCGGCTACCTCGGCACGTGGGACGGTGGGTACGACAGCGAAGCCACGAAGCTCTTCGGCGGTGGTGCGTGGCGGGCGTCCTTCCACCACCAACTGGTCGACACCGACGATCCACGCGACTACGACGTCCACTACTGCTCCACCGACCAGGTGCGCTTCGCCCGACAGGACGGCGCGACGTGGCAGCCCGCACCGCTCGCGGACGTACCGCTGCTGGTGTTCACCGAGGCGATGCGGGACGTGGACCTGTTCGTCGGCGTCACCTCGATCGCCACCGACCCGCAGTGGGCAGACCGCGGCGAGGACCGGTTCCGGGACTACTGGCACAGCACCGTGGTCGGGGCGCTGACCCCGTCGGCGGAGGTGCGCCGGGACGCCCTGGCCCGCCTGCTCCCCCGCATGGCCATCGCCGGGCGGGTCACCCTCGCGGACCGATACCTGCACGTACGCGGGAACCTGCGCGGCTACCGGATCCACCTCGGCTCGGGCAACATCATGATGGAGCCCAACGATGCCTACCTTTGCATCGTTCCCGCACGTGGGGGCACGGGGCGGCTGCACCTGCCGTTCGAGGACGACCCGATGCTGTCGACGATCCTGTCGAAGGCGATCATGCTCGCCGCCGACGACACGATCACCGATCCCACGGTGCTGCGGCAGCTCGCCTCATGA
- a CDS encoding HAD family hydrolase, producing MTAKPVTTVLFDFAWTLFASDSKRWVGNAVASIDRTLAAGEAHRIAGDFAELLRATATDPAHIARDLDPRVWDRAILAVLEQIPGVDQALASVLHETRAEAIEPYADTVATLSALRDSGVRIGVVSNVGWDIRKCFARHGLEGYVDAFVLSYEVGFVKPDPRIWGAALEALHAAPGQTLMVGDHPAGDGGSVSAGIPALILPMVDSPAQKRGFECVLRLAQVAS from the coding sequence ATGACCGCCAAGCCCGTGACGACAGTACTGTTCGACTTCGCCTGGACTCTGTTCGCCAGCGACTCGAAGCGCTGGGTGGGCAACGCGGTGGCGTCGATCGACCGGACATTGGCTGCCGGCGAGGCGCACCGTATTGCTGGCGACTTCGCGGAACTGTTGCGGGCGACGGCCACGGATCCGGCCCACATCGCCCGGGATCTGGATCCGCGAGTCTGGGATCGGGCGATCCTCGCCGTGCTGGAACAGATTCCTGGGGTGGACCAGGCGCTGGCATCGGTCTTGCACGAAACACGCGCCGAAGCGATCGAGCCGTACGCCGACACCGTCGCCACCCTGTCCGCATTGCGTGATAGCGGTGTTCGCATCGGCGTCGTCAGCAACGTCGGCTGGGACATCCGCAAATGCTTTGCGCGGCACGGACTCGAAGGCTATGTCGATGCGTTCGTGCTGTCCTACGAGGTCGGCTTCGTCAAACCGGACCCTCGGATCTGGGGCGCCGCCCTCGAAGCCCTCCATGCCGCACCGGGCCAGACCCTGATGGTCGGTGATCATCCCGCCGGCGACGGCGGATCGGTTTCCGCCGGCATACCAGCGCTGATCCTGCCAATGGTGGATTCGCCCGCGCAGAAACGCGGCTTCGAATGCGTGCTCAGGCTTGCCCAGGTTGCGTCCTGA
- a CDS encoding response regulator, with protein MIRVLIADDHPVFRAGLTGVLEDAPDIEVLAAAEHGADALDLAVRLRPDVVLMDLHMPVVNGVEATRRLVAAAPEVAVLVLTMFDDDESVIAALRAGARGYVVKGADGDRIVGAIRAVAAGEALFGSGIAAGVLRVLAAHRRGDRPGRPFPMLTDREREVLDLIAAGLGNREIARRLNLSDKTVRNHVTNIFAKLRVADRAQAIIRARQAGLGLVDGS; from the coding sequence GTGATCCGCGTACTCATCGCCGATGACCACCCGGTCTTCCGTGCGGGCCTGACCGGTGTGCTCGAGGACGCCCCCGACATCGAGGTGCTCGCCGCAGCCGAGCACGGAGCTGACGCCCTCGACCTCGCCGTACGGCTGCGTCCGGACGTCGTGCTGATGGACCTGCACATGCCGGTCGTCAACGGCGTCGAGGCGACCCGACGACTGGTTGCCGCCGCACCCGAGGTCGCCGTGCTGGTGCTGACGATGTTCGACGACGACGAGTCCGTCATCGCGGCGCTGCGCGCCGGTGCCAGAGGCTATGTGGTCAAGGGTGCGGACGGAGATCGGATCGTGGGCGCGATCCGCGCGGTGGCGGCCGGCGAGGCGCTATTCGGCTCCGGCATCGCGGCCGGCGTCCTGCGCGTCCTCGCAGCCCACCGCCGCGGGGACCGGCCCGGCCGACCGTTCCCGATGCTCACCGATCGCGAGCGGGAGGTCCTCGACCTGATCGCGGCGGGGCTCGGAAATCGGGAAATCGCCCGGCGGTTGAACCTGTCCGACAAGACCGTCCGCAACCACGTGACGAACATCTTCGCCAAACTGCGGGTCGCGGACCGGGCCCAGGCAATCATTCGGGCGCGGCAGGCCGGCCTCGGCCTCGTGGACGGCAGCTGA
- a CDS encoding GAF domain-containing sensor histidine kinase → MRLRRPLVAPAVVAGVTVMLSTMTLWGVWSSHGRLASFLSGNQANTWVAGLAFGVVGALVLRRQPANRLGWVLGAAGLCAAASSTAAEYVTYTLFTRPGALPGAGVAALAVWLWLPAFLLMVVALPLLFPDGRLRSPGWRAPAAVALTSGTVAIVGIATVDQVVAGETGGAYHNPLDLPLPDGPQLTVVLVAFFVAVAVGAVAVVAVVLGMRRAEPARRRQDAWFVAALALILTATQGPWSDVVTFALHVAAVAALTVGVVRHQLFDIETVLSRALVYALLTGVALAAYLLAAAALGANLGPGVGPALVAAVAALLLAGVRHRVQLAVERLLYGRRDDPLAALTSFGERLAQTMDVDAVLPAVVDTVRATLRLPYAAVRLTAEATPAYTAGEPIAGTVEFPLTYSGEPVGVLIVGPRRGEQDLSPADRRLLEAFARQAGVAAHGVRVTRDLRRSRERVIMAREEERLRIRRELHDGMGPALAGITLGLETAARRAHRDGPEAGPLLAELREQCAACVEEVRRIVADLRPPTLDQGGLVDALRRHAEVFNAATTAPTVLVEEDLPGRPYGLPAAVEVAAYRIALEAMTNAVRHAGARTCRVSVSQHDALLITVWDDGSGVAPAAFGVGLASMRERAEELGGRCTVTFRQGQGTQVEAVLPVVAS, encoded by the coding sequence ATGAGGCTGCGACGTCCGCTGGTGGCTCCCGCCGTCGTCGCGGGAGTCACGGTCATGCTCTCCACGATGACCCTGTGGGGGGTCTGGAGCAGCCATGGCCGGCTAGCCTCGTTCCTGTCCGGAAACCAGGCCAACACCTGGGTGGCCGGCTTGGCGTTCGGCGTGGTCGGCGCGTTGGTGCTGCGTCGCCAGCCGGCCAACCGGCTGGGTTGGGTGCTCGGGGCCGCCGGGCTGTGCGCGGCTGCCAGCTCGACGGCGGCGGAGTACGTCACGTACACGCTGTTCACCCGGCCGGGCGCGTTGCCCGGCGCGGGCGTCGCCGCACTGGCCGTCTGGCTGTGGCTGCCCGCGTTCCTGCTGATGGTGGTCGCGCTTCCGCTGCTGTTCCCGGACGGACGGCTACGCTCGCCAGGCTGGCGGGCGCCGGCCGCGGTGGCGCTTACGAGCGGCACGGTGGCCATCGTGGGAATCGCCACCGTCGATCAGGTCGTCGCCGGTGAGACGGGCGGGGCGTACCACAATCCGCTCGACCTTCCGCTACCCGACGGGCCGCAGCTGACGGTCGTGCTGGTGGCGTTCTTCGTGGCGGTTGCGGTCGGGGCGGTGGCGGTCGTCGCCGTCGTGCTGGGCATGCGCCGCGCCGAGCCGGCGCGGCGGCGCCAGGACGCATGGTTCGTCGCAGCGCTCGCCCTCATCTTGACCGCCACCCAGGGCCCGTGGTCGGACGTGGTGACGTTCGCCCTGCACGTCGCGGCGGTAGCCGCGTTGACGGTGGGCGTCGTCCGGCACCAACTCTTCGACATCGAGACGGTGCTGTCCCGCGCGCTGGTCTACGCACTGCTGACCGGTGTGGCTCTGGCGGCGTACCTGCTGGCCGCGGCGGCGTTGGGGGCGAACCTGGGCCCCGGTGTCGGGCCGGCCCTGGTGGCGGCGGTCGCCGCGCTGCTGCTGGCCGGGGTGCGGCACCGGGTGCAGTTGGCGGTGGAGCGGTTGCTGTACGGGCGGCGAGACGACCCGCTGGCCGCCCTGACGTCGTTCGGGGAGCGGCTGGCCCAGACGATGGACGTCGATGCCGTGCTGCCGGCGGTCGTGGACACCGTACGGGCGACGCTGCGGCTGCCGTACGCGGCCGTGCGGTTGACGGCCGAGGCGACCCCGGCCTACACGGCCGGCGAGCCAATCGCCGGCACCGTCGAGTTCCCGCTGACCTACTCCGGCGAGCCGGTCGGCGTACTCATTGTCGGACCTCGCCGTGGTGAGCAGGACCTGTCGCCAGCGGACCGGCGGCTGCTGGAGGCGTTTGCCCGCCAGGCCGGGGTCGCCGCCCACGGCGTCCGCGTGACCCGGGACCTGCGCCGCTCCCGCGAGCGGGTCATCATGGCCCGCGAGGAGGAGCGCCTGCGCATCCGTCGCGAGCTGCACGACGGCATGGGGCCGGCGCTGGCGGGCATCACCCTCGGCCTGGAGACCGCGGCGCGGCGCGCGCACCGCGACGGGCCCGAAGCGGGGCCCCTGCTCGCGGAGCTGCGGGAACAGTGCGCGGCGTGCGTCGAGGAGGTCCGGCGGATCGTTGCCGATCTGCGCCCGCCCACCCTTGACCAGGGCGGCTTGGTCGACGCGCTGCGCCGCCACGCCGAGGTGTTCAACGCGGCCACCACGGCGCCGACCGTGCTGGTGGAGGAGGATCTGCCCGGAAGGCCGTACGGGCTTCCCGCCGCAGTGGAGGTGGCGGCCTACCGGATCGCGTTGGAGGCGATGACCAACGCGGTCCGGCATGCTGGTGCCCGCACCTGCCGGGTTTCGGTCAGCCAGCACGACGCGCTGCTCATCACTGTCTGGGACGACGGCAGCGGGGTGGCTCCGGCGGCGTTCGGCGTCGGTCTGGCCTCCATGCGGGAACGCGCCGAGGAGTTGGGCGGGCGGTGCACAGTGACGTTCCGGCAGGGGCAGGGAACTCAGGTGGAGGCAGTCCTCCCGGTGGTCGCATCGTGA